Proteins encoded within one genomic window of Papaver somniferum cultivar HN1 unplaced genomic scaffold, ASM357369v1 unplaced-scaffold_152, whole genome shotgun sequence:
- the LOC113336299 gene encoding dol-P-Man:Man(6)GlcNAc(2)-PP-Dol alpha-1,2-mannosyltransferase-like, protein MSITTASAARQRRVNVSDPSSSSSSSSSYSRLDKSNSKYTEDGDDDKKGVKWLLPLVALIVFRYMSATSNIIHDCDEVFNYWEPLHYLLYKSGFQTWEYSSEFGLRSYLYILFHELVARPASWFIGDEKVRVFYAVRLFLGLISAVTESALVVALSRKYGKRLATYTLAMLCLTSGCFFASTSFLPSSFSMYGVTLSSALFLFDKPAMAVSVAAAGVILGWPFSILVVAPVTCYCLLKRFKQVFFPAAATSVVVLTLSVVTDYYHYGKWTSSVFNLLVYNVAGGGESHLYGTEEPSFYLRNGFNNFNFGLVLALLFVAILPIAKKKYAPDLLVVVSPIYIWLAFMSLQPHKEERFLYPIYPLICVAASAVIESFPDLFRNKYDPEYRSVLVMIAKVLRPIALGVILCASHGRTFSLIHGYSAPLEIYKHLEHYEDSGNSSVLCVGSEWHRYPSSFFIPDYVSEVRWIDDGFRGLLPHPFNSSLGGTAASPPYFNNKNKASDKQYLKDLEACTFLIELQLKRPYPTRGSDINKWEVLAALPYLDRELSPAKYRSFFIPYVWGHMNVFGMYKLLRRIPE, encoded by the exons ATGTCGATAACAACAGCCTCAGCAGCAAGACAGAGACGCGTAAATGTTTCGGatccatcatcctcttcatcttcttcttcttcttattcgagGTTGGATAAATCGAATTCAAAATACacagaagatggtgatgatgataaGAAGGGAGTGAAATGGTTATTACCATTGGTTGCATTGATTGTGTTTAGATATATGAGCGCTACTTCGAATATCATTCACGATTGCGATGAAGTCTTTAATTATTGGGAGCCTCTTCATTACCTTCTTTACAAATCTGGATTTCAAACTTGGGAGTACAG CTCCGAGTTTGGGCTTCGCTCGTATCTTTACATCCTATTCCATGAATTAGTTGCTCGACCTGCTTCCTGGTTCATCGGCGACGAAAAA GTTAGAGTATTTTATGCAGTAAGGCTATTCCTTGGTCTCATCTCAGCAGTGACAGAGTCAGCTTTGGTGGTAGCTCTTTCCAGGAAGTATGGGAAACGACTTGCAACCTATACACTGGCGATGCTATGCTTAACAAGTGGTTGTTTTTTTGCTAGCACTA GTTTCTTGCCAAGTTCATTCTCTATGTATGGTGTTACTCTTTCGTCAGCACTCTTTCTTTTCGATAAACCTGCAATGGCAGTTTCAGTTGCAGCTGCTGGTGTCATCCTTGGCTGGCCATTCTCAATCCTTGTTGTCGCTCCAGTCACATGCTATTGTTTACTGAAAAGATTTAAGCAAGTCTTTTTTCCAGCTGCAGCCACTTCTGTTGTTGTTTTG ACACTCTCTGTAGTTACTGATTATTACCACTACGGAAAATGGACATCGTCTGTTTTCAATCTGCTGGTATATAATGTCGCCGGAGGGGGGGAGAGCCATTTGTATGGGACCGAAGAGCCATCATTTTATTTGCGGAATGGTTTCAACAATTTCAACTTCGGTTTGGTTCTTGCGCTGTTGTTCGTTGCGATTCTTCCAATCGCAAAGAAGAAATATGCCCCTGACCTGCTGGTTGTAGTCTCACCAATTTATATTTGGTTGGCGTTTATGTCTTTGCAGCCCCACAAAGAAGAAAG GTTCCTTTATCCAATATACCCTCTTATATGTGTTGCTGCTTCAGCTGTCATTGAGAGCTTTCCTGATCTTTTTCGAAATAAGTATGATCCTGAATACAGATCTGTGCTTGTCATG attgctaaagtTCTCAGACCTATAGCTCTTGGAGTCATATTATGTGCCTCACATGGTCGGACATTCTCGCTTATTCATGGGTACTCTGCGCCTTTGGAGATTTACAAGCACTTAGAACACTATGAAGATTCTGGAAATA GTTCCGTGCTCTGCGTAGGAAGCGAATGGCATCGATACCCATCATCCTTTTTCATTCCTGATTATGTTAGTGAAGTTCGATGGATAGATGATGGATTCCGAGGGCTCCTTCCTCATCCATTCAATTCTAGCTTGGGTGGGACTGCTGCGTCCCCTCCTTATTTCAACAACAAGAACAAGGCGTCTGATAAACAATAC CTCAAAGATCTCGAAGCCTGTACCTTCCTTATAGAATTGCAGCTTAAACGACCTTATCCTACTCGAGGAAGCGATATAAATAAATGGGAG GTTCTTGCAGCATTACCGTATCTCGACAGAGAACTCTCACCTGCCAAGTACAGATCTTTCTTCATCCCATATGTGTGGGGGCATATGAATGTATTTGGAATGTACAAACTGCTTCGAAGAATTCCAGAGTAA